The proteins below come from a single Crossiella sp. CA-258035 genomic window:
- a CDS encoding DinB family protein, which translates to MTSPSPRRRAEMFVDADRDPRPTAPATGEERAVLLGVLNGQRATLELKCAGLDAELAARSVPPSTLSLLGLVRHLAEVERRWFRVVLAGQDAPPRYVTPEHPDADFDQASADPAVVAEAWAAWRAEVAFAERFTAEAPSLDVEGVDGWRGTVSLRWVLIHLVEEYARHNGHADLLRECVDGAVGL; encoded by the coding sequence GTGACCAGCCCCAGCCCGCGCCGACGTGCGGAGATGTTCGTCGACGCCGACCGAGACCCCCGGCCGACCGCCCCCGCCACCGGCGAGGAGCGCGCGGTGCTGCTGGGCGTCCTCAACGGCCAGCGCGCCACCCTGGAGCTCAAGTGCGCGGGCCTGGACGCCGAGCTGGCGGCCAGGTCGGTGCCGCCGTCCACGCTGTCCCTGCTCGGGCTGGTCCGGCACCTGGCCGAGGTCGAGCGCCGCTGGTTCCGCGTGGTGCTGGCCGGTCAGGACGCGCCGCCGCGCTACGTCACCCCGGAGCACCCGGACGCCGACTTCGACCAGGCCAGCGCCGACCCGGCGGTGGTCGCCGAGGCCTGGGCGGCCTGGCGCGCGGAGGTCGCCTTCGCCGAGCGGTTCACCGCCGAGGCGCCCAGCCTGGACGTCGAGGGCGTGGACGGCTGGCGCGGCACGGTCTCGCTGCGCTGGGTGCTGATCCACCTGGTCGAGGAGTACGCCCGCCACAACGGACACGCCGACCTGCTCCGCGAATGCGTCGACGGGGCGGTCGGGCTGTGA